The Cytophagia bacterium CHB2 region ACCATCGCCAAAATTTCGCCGGTTTGCGGATTGGTGACGACGACGGTGCCCCGGCTGGCATCAAAAAAATCCATGGCCGAGCGCAACTCTTCCGTGGCAATCGTCTGAATGACGTAGTCGAGCGTCAAAAAAATGTGTTGGCCGTGAACCGGCGGCACATCGGGCATGGCGAGATTGGGAAAGGAATTCCCGATCGCATCTTTTTGCAGAAACTTGCGGCCATTCTGCCCCGCCAGCAAGGAGTCGCTGGTCAGTTCAATGCCGGAGATGCCGCGATTATCCACATCGGTGTAGCCGATCACGTGCGCCCCGATTTCTTTATGAGGATAACGCCGGCGCATATCTTTCTCGATGCGAATGCCGGGCAAATGGCTCGCCTCAATTTTCTTTGCCAGCTCGGCGTCAACCCGGCGTTTGAGCCAGACAAAGGGACGGTCCGTGCGCATGCGCTCCAACAATGCCGCGGAGGATTCACCCAAAATGCGCGCCAGCTTGTGCGCCAAACCGCGGCGATCTTTAACTTGGCGCAGCTCCACACCGACCGAGATACAGGCATCGTTCAAAGCGAGCATATTGTGATTGCGATCATAAATGAGGCCGCGTTGCGCTTCCAAGGGAATGGCGGAATAATGCTGGCTTTTTGCGGCGTTTTGATATTTCCCGCGTTGCAACAGTTGGATATACAACAAGCGGCTGATCAAAATCAGAGCGAAGAGTAAAAAAAATGCTTCAATAAAAACGCTGCGATTCGGCTGGGCTGCGTCAGCCGTTTTGGTTTTCCGTTTCGACGGCGAGTCCCGCCGCGACAAGGCTGTATGAAATTGCTTCTTCATTCCTGTGAGACCACGATCAGCTTGGTGGCCACTCGGATCATGTGCAAGCGCTCGCGTGCAATTTTCGAAATGCGGCCATAACCGCCAAACTGCTCCGCTTGCACGACCAGCCGCGTGTTTTGCTCGACAAGCTGTATTTTTTGAGCTTCCAACTGTGCAACTGTTTTGGCCAAGCGCTCCACCGCCACCCGCTCCCAAATCAACAACAAACCAAAAATCAAGAGAACGAAAAACGGCGCCAGCAAAACCGCCCAGACTTTGCCCATCCCGTGACTCGCAGCCTTGGGCTGGCGCAGCTTCAGGCGAACTTTGCTGCTGGCATTGATGACTTGCGCGCGTGGCGCTGCCTTGCGCTTCACCGGCGCCGCCGGGCGGCGCACGCCGGCTTTGGGTTTCGCCATTTTCATCGTTTCTGCAACACACGCAGCTTGGCGCTGCGACTGCGCCGATTCGCAGCCAATTCCTCCGGGCCCGGCGTAACGGGCTTGGGCGTCAAAATCACCGCCTGGCTTTGTTTGCCGCACACACACATCGGAAATTCCGGTGGGCAGGTGCAAGACAAGGCTTGCGCACGAAAGAACTCTTTCACGATGCGATCTTCCAGCGAATGATAGCTGATGAGCGCCATGCGCCCGCCGGAGGACAGCAGCGTGAAGGCTTGCTGCAAAAACTCTTGCAGGGCCTGCAATTCTTCATTCACCGCGATGCGCAGCGCTTGAAACACGCGCGCCAGGGATTTAATCCGATGAGGGCCGCGCACGACGCCTTCGATAATCAAGCGAAGATCAGTCGTCGTCCGGATCGGGTGCCGCCGTCGTTGTTGCACGATGGCTCGCGCGATAGGCCGGGCTTGCCTTTCTTCGCCATAGTCCCGCAGAAGACGCACCAGTTCGTCTTGTTCTAGAGCCGCCATCAGCTCCGCTGCAGTTTGGGGGAGGGAGGGGTTCAGGCGTAAATCGAGCGGGCCCTCATCGAGATAACTAAAGCCGCGTTCCGGCCTGTCGATTTGGCGTGAACTCATGCCCAAATCGGCCAGCACACCATCAACCGACGTGATGCCGTTTGCTGTGAGGAGACTGGTCATATGCCGGAAGTTGCCATTCACGAATAAGAATCGATTTTTGAATTTTGCCAAACGTTGTTGCGCTACGGCCAGGGATTGCGGATCAACATCCAGGCCGATCACGCGTATGTGCGGATTCGCTTCCAAGAGCGCCAGGCTATGGCCGCCGTCGCCCACCGTGGCGTCTACCAGCGTCACGCTTTTTTCGGTGAGCAGGAATGCGATCACCTCGCGCACTAAAACGGGAACGTGATAGTCGCCTTGTTGTAGCTTGGGCGTTGACACAGGCTAACCCTTGAGCGCGCCGCTGCGTCCTGCTTCTAAAAACTGTTCGTAGTTTGCGACGTCCCACATATCAAAAAAGTCGCCCATCCCGACGTAGCGAATTTCTTTGGTGATTTTTGCGGCTTGCAATAACTCCGTCGGAATGTTGATGCGACCTTGATTATCCAATCGTACCTGATGGCAGGATGCCAGGATCGCCTGCATCTGGTAGATACCAAGCTCACTTTCCTCGTCGATATTCGAAGCCATTGGCAGGATCTTCTCGCGGAAATAAGAGGCGGGATACGCACGAATGAAACAGGCATTCGGCGTTTCCATCAGCCGCAACATCAGCGACTTCATGTCGCGCAGATCGACGATTTCGCGAATCTTGGCCGGAATGGCGGCGCGGCCCTTATCGTCTAAGCTCTGCTTGAAGCGGCCATAAAATTTTGGAATGATTTCAGAGAGTTCAACCACGGCTTCGTACCCCTACCTTCCATTAATCCCCACTATTCCCTACTTTTATCCACTTTCGCCCAATGATAACTTACAATCCTATTAAAGTCAAGTTTTTTTTCGAAAATAGCGCACATTTATTGAATAATTTCAAAAACTTGTGAACAAATAAACACTCAATTCCGCCGTTCTGCTAACGCCGGGTAACAAAAAATGCAAAACTGTGATCCTTGCGGCTTTACTTCAACACCGTGCAGCCATCTCGAAATACTCTGTCACTCAAGAGGTGCTGATAGGAACAGCATACAGTCTTGAGCATTTTGATTCAGTCAGTGCGAAATGATGGGTTGCAAGGCGTGCAGCATTTTGGCGGGTTGAGCTTACTGCTAAGGATTGCGATTTAAATACCTGACTCATTTTCTTTAATCCGCTAATAAACGCGAATAGCCGCTAATGCTTTTTAATTTGCAATGATTCGCCTCAATTCGCGGTTGGAGATTGGGAAAGTCATTTAATCGTCGATCCTGTTTGAGATGAATCACTGCCGTTCACAAGCAATGCGCATTCCGCCGCTCAAAGAAAATGATCCTGACAAAGCAGAAATTTTTATTATCCTTGTGGGCAATTTATTTAAACGGGAGAAAGGAGGAGTAACACTCTTAACAGCCTGCGGTGATCCCAGAGTCCTTTCACTCAACTGCTACTCATCAAAACTTGTTCGGGAGGAAGTTCATGTTTACTGTGCGACGTTGTTTGTTGCAAACACTCGCGCTACTCGCCCTGCCGGTGCTCGCCTTTGGCCAATTGACTATTCAAGGTCATGTGGCGGACGATCGCGGCGAACCGCTGGTAGGCGCGAATGTTCTCGTGGTTGGCACCACGCGCGGCGCGGCGACGGATGCCAGCGGCAATTTCTCTATTCTGGTGCCTTCGCCGGGTCCGGAAACCGTGCTTGAAGCGCGCCTGCTCGGCTACAAATCAGCTCGGCAAAGCGTAACGCAAACCAGCGGCATTATTGATGTCAGTTTCAATCTCACGGTCGATGCCTTGCAGATGGACGAAGTCATCGTCACCGGTACTTCGGTCGCCACTTCAAAACGGCAACTCGGCAATGCCATTTCAACGGTAAACATTCGCGAAATGGAATCGACCGGCGCGACCGCCATTGATGCGGCGCTCACGGGAAAAATCGCAGGCGCACAGATTCAACAAAACTCCGGCAACCCGGCAGGCGGCATCACCGTGCGGTTGCGCGGGGCAAGCACGGTGCTGGGCAACGCCGATCCCCTGTACATCGTAGACGGCGTGATCGTGAGCAACGACTCACCGCAACTGATCGACCTGGGCGGCTATCGCCAAAATCGTTTGGTCGATATCAATCCGCAAGACATCGAGCGCATCGAAGTGATCAAGGGCGCGGCCGCGGCTGCAATTTACGGCTCGCGCGCCAACAACGGCGTGGTGCAAATCTTCACGAAACGCATTTTGTTTTGTTCATAAGTATGAATTAAATGTTCCGTAAAATAAAAATGGTATGAAGCTTCCTTCATACCATTAGAAATAAAAAGTGAACGTCCACAATTTAGCAGCTAAAATTAAAAATGCTATTCCTGCGCACTATCCCATATTACAGTTAATTCTATGCCAGATTCTCCATTACACTCGAACGGCGGTGGCTCACAAGAACTGCATTGGTCTACACCTATGCTAGTTGTGATTGATGCATATACTCGAAAGGTATGCGATCCACTCGGAAGATTTATCCAATTGGTATTATTCAAATACAAAGGAGGTTGATTGTCTACCATCACATAGGTAAGAGCACTTCCGAGAGGATCACATGATGAATTGTATCGGTAAACGCCATGCACTTTAAGCTTTATATTAGTGGCGTTTGAAGAAGTTTGTACATCTATATAATCTTCTTTGAATCCTTCACCATATGAAATAACAGATGCCCATGCATGAATACTACCTGCCATGCTTTGGCTTCCACTAGCTGTTTGTCGTCCTAGGGGAATGGCTTTAGCAATGGCTCCACGATCTGATGGGCTATGCGACAATGGCGATTGAATATCAGAATCTTCTGTTGGCTTCGATAAATTACACGACATAACAAACAAAGCCAGCAATAAGACGACTGCGGCAACAATATTATAATCCTTGAATTTAGCTGCTCGCATGATGGCCTCCAATTACTTGTAGTGAGAAGACGAGTAGAGTGTTTCCAAATTATCATTTCGATGAGGTTCGGCCTTTTGCTATTAAAATCAGCAGAATATTTGAAGGCATCATCGCTGTGTTAATTTGGAATCAATTTAATAATATTGACAAGATCCAAAATACTTCTGCAGTATTTCGGTGGCGAGCGATTTTGGATCCTATTGTGAATGAAATTTTTCAATTCTCAGGAACCAGCATCTTAGAGATCATTGAAGGTAATAAAATTTCATATTACCTGATTATTAAAAAAATAAATCTCATTAGTCAAGAAGATTTGTTCAGCTTGTGGCGCGATAAAATCGCGGTGGAGTTTTCTTATTACAACCAGCATGTGACCGATCTGCTGCTGTTCCGCTCGCTCGCGCCTTCCACCGGCTATTTGAGCCGTTTGGAAAATGTGGGTACGCTGGATAACAAAGGCCTCGAAGTGATGCTGCGGGCAATCCCGCTGCAAACGCGCAACGTGCGCTGGAACACGAGCGTGACGTTCGCCCGCAATCGCAACGAAGTCAACGGCATCGAAGGCGACATTCTGTTGCTCGCGGATTCGTTCGGCCAGGTTGCTGCCGTCAATGGCCAGCCGCTGGGCGTGTTTTATACCACGTTTTATGCGCGCAATGCCGACGGCAGTTTGCTGTTGACGCCTGCCGGCCTGCCGCAACCGGAACAGCGCAGCCGCGGTGCGAATGGCCAGCCCACCGGCGGCACGATTCGCGACGTCACCGGCGATCCCAATCCTGATTTCACCGCGTCGTGGATCAATGAAGTGGAGATCGGGCGTAATCTCTCCGTGCGCGCCCAGTTGGATGCGGTGCAGGGCTTTGATGTTTTCAACTTCACGCGGCGCGTCGGCGCGCGCGGGCCGCTATACGGCAATTTGGTGGATTATCAACGCGAGTTGGAAGGCCAGGTGCCTGCCGGTTACAACACCGCACTCTTCTCCATTTTGGGCGCCTGGGTTGAAGACGCCTCGTTCATCAAATTGCGCGAGCTTGCGGTTTCGTATGATTTGCATCCCAAGATGCTCGGCCTGCGCAGTATGCGTTTGAGTTTGATTGGCCGCAATCTGTTTTCGATTGATGATTATACCGGCTACGATCCCGAGATCAACACCGCCGGCCAGAGCACGGGCGTGCGCGGTTTTGATTTCGTCGAAGTTCCCATTCCGCGCTCATTCTCTTTTGGTGTGACGTTGAATTACTAACTTCAGTTCTAGACTCATCCACCCTTCCTGTCATTCCGTAGGAATCTTGTGAAGTCTCGGGAAAGCAGTCGCGTTCACCGTCGTATCAAAAACCCAACAAGATTCTGGAAGAATGAGCTTGCAGGGAAATCGCACAATTTTGGAGAATGATTTCATGAACAGATTTTTTGATAAACATAAACTGGCGCTGGCATTGGCGAGCCTGCTGCTGTTGGTGATAACAGCCTGTTCGCTGGACGTCACCAATCCCAACAGCGCTTCGGAAGATCAAGTGTTGACCACGCGCGAAGGCGTGATCGCGCTGGCGGCGGGCATTCAGCAAAATTATGCCATCGGCGTGGTGGAAGCGATGATTTTAACGCCCGGCGTGACCAGCGGCGAAATCGCGATCAATTCCACCTTCACCAATTTGTTGGAATTGCAGGACGGCGGCGATCAAGTCACCACCGGCAACGGTAACGTGCTGGCGCTGTGGTCGCGGCCCATCCGTGTGATCAGCATGGCGAATGATTTGATCAGCAGCGCGCCGAACGTGACGCTCGATCCCGGCACGCGCAGCGGCATCATTGCCTTGGCGCATCTTTACAAAGCCATGTCCATGGGCGTTCTCGCGCAGGCGTTCGAGCAAGCGCCCATCGAGCTTGACGAGAACGGCAAATCCATCTTTCAGCCGCGTGCGGAGGTTTTGGCGAGCGCAATCAGTTTGCTCGACGCGGCTGCGCAATTACTGGCGACAACGCCCGCGAGCAACGAATTCACTACAAAAATTCTGGGCAGAAATTTCGATCTGGTGAACACCATCAATGCCTATCGCGCGCGCTACAATTTGATGGTTGGGCGGTATCAACAAGCATTCGACGCTGCTGCAAGCGTCAATCTGGCCTCCACCTCCGTGTTCACGTACGATGATCGCAACCCCAACCCGATTTATCAGCTCGTGTTCCTCAACCGGAACTATGCGGCGCGCGATAATTTCGGCAGCGCGTTGATTGAGTCCGGCGATGGGCGCCTGGCTTTTTTCCTCACGCCCGCGGACAGAACCAATCCTTCGCCGTACAATCTGCCCATTGATGATCTCAAGGGTTTCTTTGATACCCCGACAAAAACGATTCCCGTTTATCTGCCCGGCGAGATGAACCTCATCAAAGCCGAAGCGTTGGTGCGGCAGAGCCGGTTGGCAGAAGCCGTGGTGGAAATCAATGCCGTGCGCACCAAAACCACGGATCCCCTCGGCGTTGCTGCGGGCCTGCCGATCTACAGCGGGCCGGTAACCGAAAGCAGTTTGTTGGAGGAGATTTATCGCCAGCGCAGCGCCGAGTTATTCATGACCGGCCTGCACTTCGAAGACAGCCGCCGCCTGGGACGGCCTGGTCCACTCGATGCCAATGCCGAGCGCAATCGCAACTTCTATCCGTATCCCGATCAAGAACGCTTGAACAACCCCAACACACCGCCGGACCCGACGATCTAACCACAACTCACGGGGCATGGCATTGCGCCATGCCCTGGTTTTTTCCTCATGACGCTTCCGAATTTCAAAAAACAATTAACCGACAGTTGGGAGGCCAACGCGCAGGCGTGGACCACGGTGGTACAAAGCCGGCAAATCGAAAGCCGCCGTGTGGCGACAGATGCCGCGATTTTGGCGGCAATCACGGCATACCAACCGAAGCGCGTGCTGGATGTGGGCTGCGGCGAGGGCTGGCTCGCGCGCGAGTTGGCGAATCGCGGCCTCGAGGTTACCGGAGTTGATGGCAGCGCCGCATTGATTGCCGAAGCACAACGCAACGTCAACGCTGCTTTTCGCGTGCTAAACTATGACGAGATTGTCGCCGATCCTGCGCGGCTTGCGGGCCCTTTTGATCTCATCGTTTGCAATTTTTCACTTTTGAGTGAAGAGCTGGATTCACTTTTGACGAGTCTGCGCCAGGCATTGGCAACACACGGCGCGCTGATCATTCAAACCGTTCACCCGTGGAGCGCATGCGGCGATGAGCCTTATGAGGACGGCTGGCGCATGGAATCCTTTGCCGCATTTGGCGAAACGTTCCCGCAACCGATGCCCTGGTATTTTCGCACGCTCAGCTCGTGGCTTGCAACGCTGCAACAAGCCGGTTTCATGCTCAAAGAATGCCTTGAGCCAAAACATCCAGAAACACGAAAGCCCTTATCGATAATTTTTGCCTGCCGGAAATCGCGCGAGGGTTAGCTTCTAAAACTCGGAATACTATTCCAAGGAATTGGCTCGCGGAAAAACCCTTCCGCCCATTCCCTGCCATGGCCTGTCGCGTTAAAGGCTGGTGCACGGCTACTTTGAAAAATTTATCCATTCGTGCGTGTCATCCAGAAGGGCTCCTGTGAAGTTTCAAGCCTCATACTGAATACCTCACAAGATTCGTTTGAATAACAAAGCAAGAGAGTGCTCCTGCAATTCAAGGTAGCAGCGCGCAGGCTCCAACGGATGAACGCGGCCAACGGATGTGATCGTGATGCTCAAAAATGATTTTGCCCAATCGCGGCGGCCTTTGCGGTCAAAAACTGGAAAACTGCCGGCAGAATACCAGACCTTCGTTTGTCTGAAATCCCGGCACAGGCGTTTTCAAAAAAATTTCCGGGTTGCGCGTTGCCGGTTTGATGGCTATATTGGCGTAAAAATTTCAAGCCACAACAAACACTTCAAAGCCGCCCAAAACTTTGAGGAGAATTCCGATGAAGGCTGTTCGCTTGATCTTCGCTGTGCTGCTGGTCGCCGCACTTTCCGCCTTTGCCGAAGTGAAACACGAAGAAATCACCTACACTGCCGGCGACGTGACCATGAAGGGATATCTGGCTTACGACGATTCGGTCACAGGCAAACGTCCCGGGGTGTTGGTGGTGCACGAATGGTGGGGGCACAATGAATACGCGCGCACACGCGCCCGCATGCTGGCGGAATTGGGTTACACCGCGCTCGCGGTGGATATGTTTGGCGACGGCAAACAGGCGGCACATCCCGACGAGGCGGGCAAGTTTGCCGGCGCGGTGATGCAAAACATCGAAGGCGCAAAAGCGCGTTTCACTGCAGCGCTCGAGGTTCTCAAGAAACACAAAACCACCGATACGACCCGGATCGCCGCGATCGGCTATTGCTTTGGCGGCGGCGTGGTGCTGCACATGGCGCGTTTTGGGTTTGCTTTGAAGGGCGTGGTCAGTTTTCACGGCAGCCTGGGCACCCAAACGCCGGCGCAACCGGGCAAAGTAAAGGCCGCCGTGTTGGTGTGCAATGGCGCAGCAGATCCTTTTGTCACGGCCGAACAAATCACGGCCTTCAAAAAGGAAATGACAGACGCCAAAGTCGATTTCCAATTCATCGACTACCCGGACGCTAAGCACAGCTTCACCAATCCCGACGCGGATACGTTCGGCAAGAAATTCGATATGCCACTGGCTTACAATGCCGCGGCGGATAAAAAATCTTGGGCCGACACACAGCAATTCTTCAAAAAGATTTTTGCGAAATAACTCAGCGCCGAAAATGAAGAATTCCAACCCGGAAAAAAAATATGCGCGCCTGCGTGATATCGATTGGGAGAATTGGGCGCCCCAGCAACGCGCCACGTTGACGTTTGTGATGCAGAACGGCCACATCCTGCTCATTCACAAAAAGCGCGGGCTGGGCGCGGGCAAAATCAACGGCCCCGGCGGCCGCATCGATCCGGGCGAAACCGCGCTCGCGTGCGCGGTGCGCGAAGTTCAAGAGGAGCTGAAAATCACGCCGCTCGGTCTGCACCCGAGCGGCATTTTGCGCTTTCAATTCGTCGACGGCTTGTCGATTCACGTGCAAGTCTTCACGGCCTCAGATTGGGAAGGTGAGCCGATGGAAACCGATGAAGCCGCGCCGTTGTGGACGCCGCTCGATCGAATTCCGTATGATCGCATGTGGGAAGACGATCGCATTTGGATTCCCCACATGCTCGCCGGCAATAAATTCGAAGGGCGTTTTTTGTTTGATGACGATCGGTTGCTGGAGCATGAGCTTGAGGTGGTTTGAGAGCTTTATCAGTGGTTCAATTTAAATGTGATCAATAGAGAAACTCAGAAGGGAGTCTGACTTGAACCCCAGGGAAGTTTTGCTTAGACGTTTTGGTCGTTCGACGCTGGCGCACACACGGCCGGTTTTGATGATGTTTTTCGCCTTGTTGCTGCTCTATTTGCCCGGTTGTTCGAATGCGCAAAAAAATTCGGAAGCGGAAACGAACCACGCCTCGGCCGATTCACTGCGCTACAGCGGCGAAATTCATTTGCGCAACATCCGGCAATTGACGTTCGGCGGCAACAATGCCGAAGCTTATTGGAGCTTCGATGACAAGCAGCTTATCTTTCAAAGCGATTGGGAGAAAATCAATGCACAGGGCTGCGATCAAATTTTTGTGATGAATGCGAACGGCGCGCCGCTCGCCGACGGCCAGCCGTACAATTTGGTCTCAACCGGCAAAGGCCGCACGACGTGCAGCTATTTTTTGCAGGACGGTACGATCATTTATGCCTCAACGCACGCCGCCAGCGCAGATTGCCCCAAAGCCGCGATGTTCAGCGAAGGCCGGTACGTCTGGCCGATTTATGAAAGCTATGATATCTATCGCGCCCAATCCCGCCCGGGCGGGACACAGCCCGAAGTTTTGATCGGCGCGCCCGGCTACGATGCCGAGGCCACGGTTTCGCCGGATGGCCGTTATGTGGTTTTCACCTCGACGCGTTCGGGTGATTTGGAACTCTGGCGTTATGATTTGCAAACCGGAGAGTATTTGCAATTGACCTCGGAGTTGGGTTACGACGGCGGAGCTTTCTTCTCGCGGGATTCGAAACAAATCGTGTGGCGCGCCAGCCGGCCAACGACAGAGGAGGAACAGGCGAGTTACAAGGATTTATTGGCAAAAGGATTCGTCGAACCGAAGGAGTTGAATGTTTTTGTTGCCGACGCGGAGGGTAAGAATGTGCGGCAAGTCACCAATCTTCCCGGCGCGAATTGGGCGCCCTTCTTCCATCCCGATGGCAAGCGCGTGCTGTTTTGCTCGAATCATCATTCACTCGACAAAGGCGGGCGCAACTTCGACATTTTCATGATCAACATCGACGGCACCGGCTTGCGGCAAATCACGCACACCGATACGTTCGACGCCTTTCCCATGTTTTCGTATGACGGCAAGCAACTCGTTTTTTGCTCGAATCGCAACGCGCAGCGTACGCCTACGCGCGACACCAACGTGTTCGTTGCGGACTGGGTGGAGAATCCGGCGAGGATGGATTCGAGCTTTATGAGCTGGAAATAGTTGGGCGTTCGTTCGGCAATTCAGTTTTCAAGAAATTGTCCCCGCAACGGCTTGGCCGTTGCATCAAAAATCGTTGAAACAAAAAATCCCGGAAGCTAAAGCATTCAGCTTTGTCTTCCGGGATTTTAATTTTGCAGGAGATTTTCGAGCTTCACTGTCTCAACTACAAGTACTCACGTCCGGCGCCACCAGGTAAAACGCTTGGCGCTTTCGGGTTTATCATAGCCCCATGAATGGGCAAGCACATCGGCGGCATCTTCGGGATCTTCTTCCGCCGTACGCCCGCGGTTGCGCAAATAAGCGTGAGCAAATTCGTGCGCAATGACATAATTCGCAAAATCAAGCGGCGCGCGGTTGAGAGAGGATTTCCATGCAATCATGCGGCTGCCATTGTCACCCATGCCCGGCGGCGCCATATGCAGATACGAATTCGCCGGATCGTTGACATCGTACACCGCCATGCGAAAGCGCTCGTCTTGTAATAAATCCTGCAGTACCTCACGGGGCAACGAATGCAACACAGCGACGATCCGCTGCTGTAAAACCGGATCGACAACAAAACGATTCACAAAAGCAACAACGCGTTCAAGCATACTTTTGCCCGCCTCTTTCCCTTTCCTCCGTCAACTTGCGCGCCTAATTCCTGTTTAAGGTTATCGCACCAAAACCAGCTTGCGCGTTTGCACAAAGCTGCCCGCGCGCATGCGATAAAAATAAATGCCGTTGTGCGCCGGTTCGCCCAATTCATTCAAGCCATCCCATCTCACAGCATACACGCCGGCATTGCGCCGATCCTGCAGCAGCGTGCGAATCTTTCGGCCCAGAACATCATAGATTTCCAATGCGACATGTTCGGCTTTGGGCAATTGAAAACCGATAACCGTTCCAGCGCCCGCAATCTTGCTCTCCGTGGTGATTTCGCTGCGGAAGGGATTCGGATAATTCTGCTGCAGCGCGAATGCTTGCGGCAGGCCGGCATCGTTTTTCTCCGTCACCTTCGTGGCGAACAATTCATTCCAAAATTGCTGCGCGGCATCGGCGTTTGCCTGCAAATCCGCCAGGCTCTCGCCCGCCAGCAAGGCAAAACCAACCTCAATGGTTGCGCGGCCGGCAATGTCAAATGGGCCTGCGGCAACAACGAACGAAACATCCGCGGGTCCGGCCTGGTTGAGTCCGATGCCGCCGCTGATTGATTGCCACTTTTCCGTATCCGTAAAGCCGTCATGCAAGCCAATGCCGGTGAATCCTGGCGCATTCGGGTCGTTAAAAATCCCTTCATAGTTAAAATCGCCTTGCGAAACCAAAGACATGCCGACATATGTTTTCGGCCCGGAGCCGGAATCATAAGCATATCCTAATTTGTGCGAGGCATCATTCGTGGTAATGTTGGTCGCAAACGAACCGCCGTCAATATCCCAATCAAAGAAAATTCCAAAATGAAATTCGGTGAGCGGTGTTTCCTTTTGGTTTTCGATGGTATAACGGAACAAAATGAAATCATCCGCCGGCGCCTCTTTGCGCGCAAACGTTTCCTGAATTACGCGAATCTGCATTGGGTTATTGGCGGCTTTATCTTCGAAAATGCCGATGCTCTCCTGGTCGCTCAGCGCGCCCGGCGTCATTACCCGCAAATCTCCGCCGGTTGCGATGGTAAAATCTTTATCGTATCCCTGGCTATTGCCGGCAATCAGGCCGCGGACGGCGTTTGAAATTTGGGTTGGCCCGGCGCCGGCAATGACGCCGCCTTCAAACAACAAACTCGTTCCGTTCTTAAAGCGGAAGCCAATGCCATCGAGCGAATTGCTGGGATCGGCAAATCCGAGGCGGCCAATGTTGGTAACCGTAGTGGCGACATTATTCACACTCACGCTTCCAAAGGTCGGCAAAACGGTAACAGTGAAGCGATCGGCGTCGGAATAACTGCCGGATGCAATCGTAAGCGTGAAGTCGATGGGATGCCCACTCGGCGCATTGCCGGCAACGCTGAACTGCAGCGGTGTTGCCACAGTTGTTTCTTGCAGCGTTCCACGCGCGCCCACGGCGGCGTTCGCGGTGGTTACGGTAACGAAGTCGTCGCTCTCACTCAGCGTTACCGTGGCATTGACAACAGGTGCAAGATAGTTGCGCAAGGTAACCGTAACCGCAACGGTTTCGCCCGGCTCGATCACGCCATCGCCGTCGCTTTCTGTGTAGCTGAAATCCTGCAAACGAATGGAGGGCGAAGTTTCCGTCACCGCGCGCAAAGCATTCACGCGGCCGCGGCCCAACAGGCCGGAATAGGCAGGATTGCCCGCATTGATATTGTCCGAAGTCACGCGCACTTGTTCACTGGCTTGTATTGCGCTCCACGAGGGGTTTTTGGTTTTCACCAGAGCCACAGTCGCAGCCACCAGCGGACATGACATCGAGGTGCCGGAGAAGCTGGCATACTTGTTATTGTTGACGGTGCTCAGAATGCTGTTGCCGGGCGCGGCCAAATCAATCCACGATCCATAATTCGACGTAGAACTTTTGACATCATCGT contains the following coding sequences:
- a CDS encoding T9SS type A sorting domain-containing protein, whose product is MSRTASVLRMAGLAILIGSGAWHWLNAADNQAKRGQRMPATAAGIEYAPNVVVIKFKNGRQFGEKLSATGVASVDAALRAHGVYQLQQVLPESRVRRDAVAAKDISSIYFASFKGENSPLHVAEALQRDPNIAYAEPKYRHRLAVAPNDPQFILQTFYNAVDATQAWDIVKGEQGSVVIAIVDGGTDIDHEDLAANLWTNVDEIPGNNIDDDNNGFIDDAHGWNFANNSPDATGLSSTPNSADHGTHTAGIASAATNNSVGIAGMSWNAKFMPICAASATDDNAIEFGYQGVLYAANNGADIISLSWGGYASSSFEQDVVNFAADLGIAVIAAAGNGNTSARHYPSAYQNVLAVANTRNDDVKSSTSNYGSWIDLAAPGNSILSTVNNNKYASFSGTSMSCPLVAATVALVKTKNPSWSAIQASEQVRVTSDNINAGNPAYSGLLGRGRVNALRAVTETSPSIRLQDFSYTESDGDGVIEPGETVAVTVTLRNYLAPVVNATVTLSESDDFVTVTTANAAVGARGTLQETTVATPLQFSVAGNAPSGHPIDFTLTIASGSYSDADRFTVTVLPTFGSVSVNNVATTVTNIGRLGFADPSNSLDGIGFRFKNGTSLLFEGGVIAGAGPTQISNAVRGLIAGNSQGYDKDFTIATGGDLRVMTPGALSDQESIGIFEDKAANNPMQIRVIQETFARKEAPADDFILFRYTIENQKETPLTEFHFGIFFDWDIDGGSFATNITTNDASHKLGYAYDSGSGPKTYVGMSLVSQGDFNYEGIFNDPNAPGFTGIGLHDGFTDTEKWQSISGGIGLNQAGPADVSFVVAAGPFDIAGRATIEVGFALLAGESLADLQANADAAQQFWNELFATKVTEKNDAGLPQAFALQQNYPNPFRSEITTESKIAGAGTVIGFQLPKAEHVALEIYDVLGRKIRTLLQDRRNAGVYAVRWDGLNELGEPAHNGIYFYRMRAGSFVQTRKLVLVR